One Ammospiza caudacuta isolate bAmmCau1 chromosome 27, bAmmCau1.pri, whole genome shotgun sequence genomic window, GCACACCGGGGTCCCCTGAGGACAGCGGCTCTGCTCCGGGCTGGCTCTGCCGTCACGGCCACGCTCCCACTCCGGCTGCGctcccccatccctgcacagatcctgagggggctcaggggcCCGGCAtcgtggggagggggctcagcccccCCGGGACCAGCACCGGGGGGCTCTGCCggcctcagggctgggctgtgcccatcgTGACGCCGCTCTGTGCCATGTGCCACGCCGTGTGCCCACCGGCACGGACCCCTGGCCCGGCCGGCCGGGGGGCGGTGGGAAGGGGGGTGCGGGGCTTTCACAATCCCGGGCTGGCTGTTTATTTAAGTGCTGgcgcggggcccggcgggggcTGTTTATTTGCCGAGAGTGCTGGCTCCCGGCCCCGCGGAGGCGGAAAAGGATCCAGAGGAACAAGGCTGGGCCGCCCGGCAAGGCGCTGGGGAGGGGCCGGGATGGGCATGGCCCTGCCCGCCCCCCCagaacacagctgggagcacCCACTACAGGCAGGACCCCCATTCTCCCGGCTCACCCCAGCACCCACTGACCCAGCGGGAAGCACCCATGGGCACACCCATGGTGCTGCCACCCTGGGGTGGGCACCCATCAGTGCCTGGGTGAGGGTCACagcccccccagcaccccagtgAGTGTGGGATTCCCACAGGCATTGCCAGGGCACGGCGCCGGGCGCCAGCTCAGCATCgtcctgggcacagccctggcctgggctCCACACatggccctgcagggagctTGGCCTGGCTGTGGGGCACTGCCCATGCCCCCCCCCGGCCAGGCCGTGGCCCCCGAGCTGTGCTGGCCGGGGGGAGCCAGGGGAGGGAGGCGCGGGAAGAACTGTTTATGTTTGCCGGTGCCAAGTGCTGGCCGGGCACCGCGCCAGCCGTGCCGGGGCCCAATTACTCAACCCGCTCAGGCCCCCCCACACGCTGCTGGCCAGCCAGGGACCGAGCCAGGCCAACACCACTGGCCTGGTCACCCCAGCGACCCCCCCTTCCCAGGGCTCCACACCATCACAAGTGGCCAGGAGGGTCCAGGGATCGTGGCCAGCCTTGGTGCCATGGGTGCTggtgggcaggaggagctgctgcccagaggagctccCCTGGGACCATGttctgccacagctgctccccaaCTGGGGGATCGTGGGCATCCCAAATGGGGGTCCTGGCTGTCCCAAAGGGGGGTCCTGGCTGTCCTGACCAAGCTgcatccccagagcccccctggGTGAGCAGTGTGGGCCCAGGGGCCGTGCAGCCCCCTCGGCAGGGCCCGTGCTCTCCCGCCCCAACGCCTTTTCCTCCAGTCCCCGCAGGAGCTGGACGAGGCCCGGAGCTTCCTGGAATCCAGCGCCTCGTTCCAGCCCCGTGGAAAACGTTGCTGCGGGGCCCGGGCCAAATGCAGCCACGAGGAACCTCCCACCCAGGCCGGGGGTGGCCCCCGGGAGCGGACGGACAGACGCACGGACACGCAGAGCAGACCGttcccagggccagcagcagtggggctggtGGGGGACATAATTTGGGGGCCCATGGCTGGGGGTgagaggacacagctggggTGGGACACGGCTGCTCAAGCCACTATCCCGCTGTGACCTCGAAGAGAGCACGAAGCCCTCTGCAAAAATGCGTGCACACCCTGACAGGGCAGGCAGCACTGGCACGGTCCCACAAGAGACCCCTCCCAAAAAGGCAGCCCCCCATTGTGACCCCCCAAGGTAGGTTCAGCACCCACATCCACGTCCAGCATCAACCACAGAGCACCCCACCACAACACCCCCTCGCCAGTGCCCACCCCAGCCCACCCTGACACCCCCCTAGCACCCCCGGAGCAGGCAGcacccaaaacagccccaaacccagctgtgctTCCTGTCGGGGCACACggtgatggcagcagcagcgcccGGATGTGACACGCCGTGAGCGGGGGCACCGCCCTGGCACCCCCGGCAGCGGGGGGCAGCGGGCCCGGGGGTGctggggggtgtttgggggtgcCTGGGCAGAGGGCAGCGACCCAGCCCTTCCTGTCACGCCGGCGGGCACCGCGCTCCCGGCCGCAGCTTCCCCTTGCCACTCTCGATTCCCAGGCAGACAGGTTTCAGTTCAGTCCCGGCCCAGCCGTCACAGCCCGTCACCCCAGACTCTGTCACCCTGCTCCCCTGCCACCCCAGAGTCTGTCACCCCACTGCCTGCTGacccctctgccctgccacCCCACTCCTTGTCCCCGTTGCCAGCTCAGGCTTCACCACCGCAGCATCCGCGCTCCCCAAACCCGGCAGCGGCCGCCGTGTGCgtcccccaccctgcccagaaCGGGCCGTGGGGACCCTCCCCGTGCCAGGCTGTCCCCGTGGTGTGTGGGCACAGCGGGGTTGCCGTGCTGAGGCGCGGGGGCACAGGATGGCAGCCTccgggcagggcaggaagcGCCTGCGGAGCCGCTGCGGTTGCAGCCTGCGGTTTCCTcgctggcagcagagccagcccgggGTGGCCTCGCACGCGAGGCCAAGGGCCCGGctgtccccattgccccccGCCACCACCGGCCCCTCCCCGGGCAAGGCAGCGGGGTTTGCAGGTTGTGCAGGCGTGGTGAGGTGCTCCCCTGACGGGGCTGCTGAGAGAGACCCTCTGCCGTATCCCCAAAGCTCTCCTCGGTGAGTCACCGTCACGTTTCTCACGTCCCCGGGCAGGCGTGAATCATGCCCAGCCTGCGGCACGGCCggagccagcagcacacactcGGCCAGCGAGTGCCGGGCTCGAGGCTGCTGGGAACAGCAATCTGAGGATGCTGAGAGCAGCGCACACCCCAGGACCtacattctcctcctgagggcCAGCAACAGACCCAAGGGCTTGTTCAGCCCCACTGCAGATCCCTGGGCAGCACTGGTGTTCCAGCATCCCGACACCAACCGCAAGATTCACTGAGCCACCACGGCTcccccagcacagacacagcgCCAGGGACACCTCACTGTCCATGCTGGCCTCCCCAACCCATGGAGGCACATGTGCACCCTAGGGAGTCACCGCTGGCCCTGCAGTGTGGGTCCTCACCCCTGCACCCCACATCTCgctgctgccaggagccacAAACTGAAATTCCACCTGTTGCGGCCGGGCCGACTCCGGTTACACCGGGAACGCCGCTCCAGTTACAGCTCCCGCACCCAGCACCAGACACGCCATTCTTCTGCGGGAACAGGTGCCCCAGCCCCCGCCACGGCCCCTGGCatggccacagctgtgccacagctccacCGGCACCGCTCCGGCCTGGCTGCGCCGTGGGTGCCCTGAGAGGAGCAGGCCAGTCCCGAAGGTGCCGTGATGTCATGATCCACCAGCCCCTcacactgtggggacagcaccctggggacacacacacacacccacccctgcctgcccacgGAGGGGACATCCCCAGGTACAGCCCAACCGCCATCCTGCATCCCAACCCTCAGGATGAAAGCAGGAACCCACAGGCCCAGGGTTCACTGTCCCAGAGCACCCCATCCCAGGGGTCACAGAGCGCCCCATCCCAGGGGTCACAGAGcgccccatccctggagtgccccatcccagggctccCCAAGCGCCCCATCCCTGGGGCCTGGAGCGCCCCAACCCTggggtcccagggtgctccatccctggggccTGGAGcgccccatccctggggtccCCAAAGCACTCCATCCCAGGGCTCCCCGAGCAGCCCACCCATCTCAAGGGGGATGCACCCCATTCCAGGGCTCCCCgagtgccccatccctggggtcccagggtgccccatcccaggggtgTCCCAGAGCACCCCATCCTTGGGCTCCCCGAATGCctcatcccagagctccctgagtgccccatccctggggtccCCAAAACACCCCATCCAGGGGCCAGAAgtgccccatcccagagctccccgAGCGGCCCATCTCGGGGGGGATGCCCCCCATTCCAGGGCTCCCCGAGTGCCCCATCCCCGTTCCCCAGGGGCTCCCGGGCAGCAGGGGGATGGTGCCCCAGCAGCCACTCGCGGCAGTCCCGGTTGTTTTTAGCCGAGGCTGCGGCGGCAGCCGGCGCCCTGGGAATGGCGTGCCGGGAACAGCGCGGCCCCAGACAGCCCTCGCTGGCTCGGCGACAGCCGGCAGACAAGTGCAGCTGGCACGGGGCCGCTCGGGACACGGCGCGGGGGGACCCGGCGGGCAGGCGGCGGCGCGACACCCCCGGACACCGGGGTTTGGTGGCACCGTGCCCCCAAGCCTGGGCAGGCTCCCGGGAGCGGACCTGGGGGGCACAAACCGTGACCCACCGAGCCGTGCCCGGGCTGGCTGCGGGCGGGCAGGCGGCCGTGCGCCGCTGCCACGTCCCCTCGCCATGTCCCTCGTCGCTGCCCGGCTCAGCGGGGACAGCGGAGGGGACAGCGGAGGCCACGGCGGGCGCACGAGGCCCCTCGCCGGGCCCTGCCACGAGCCACCCCCCGCTAAGCCGCCTCCAGCCGCAGGGAGATTAACCCATTTTCCGTAATCAGCACATGTGTCACCGCAGATATGATCGCACACCCCCCCTCCACGCTCGCTGTGCCCCCCCCGAGCCGGGGCTGGCGCTGCCAGGGTGCCCCACGGCATGGGGCACCTTGAGGCTCCAGGCACGCACTGCAGGGCGCTCACAGCTCCCCTCCAGCCttgaggtgctgctgcagcagcgcCCCAAAAAGGGCTGGGGGACCCAGAGCTCAGCCACACTCTTTGTGGCAGCACCGCCGTCGGCGCTGGACGGTGCCAGGACAGTGGCTCAGGGCACGCGCGGCCAAATGTGGCACGTTGTCACACCAGAACCTCGTGGATATAAATAGATGCGGAGCGGCGCGATGGTGAATCCCAGCGCCGCAGGGCAGGCGGTGGCGGTGGCACAGCCGTCCCCAGGCTCTGTGGCCGCGACGCCgctgctgccacagggacaCGGAGGATGTATGAGGACAGCTGAGCGAAGCCAGGTGTCCCTGCGGGATGGAGCAGCCGCAGGCACCACCAGGCAGCTCCGGATGAAGCGCAGGGCAGTGCCCTGATCCTGCCATCCCGCTGTCGGTGTCACCGTGTCACCGGGGGGGCTGCGAGCAACGGGCAAAGGGGACAGACACCCACCAGGACACCCACGGGCATCCCCAGGGCGAGCACCCCCGGAGCAGGCGCATCCTCCGGCCGCACCAAGGTCACCCCCAAGGGCAGGGTGGGGGCCCACGGGTGACATATGGCCCGGGAGCAGTGGCCGCGGGGCCGCTAAGCCACCGAGCCGTCACCCGCTAATCCCGGCAGGGGACGCGGCGGGCGCTGCACCCGCAGCCACCAAACCGCCAAACCGGTGCCCGCCCGGTTCCTGGAGCGGGGGGACCGCCTTGGGGaacccccgtgtcccccccagcACCCGCCGCGCTgcggggcggcccctgccacCAACGGGGTCAAAGGTCAGAGGCACAGATTTGGGGGACAGACGCACAGATTTGGGGGACGGACGCACAGATTTGTCCCCGCACCGGTGCGCCCCAGCTTGGGGTGCTGCTCCCCGTTACCGGGGGGGTCCCCGCTCTATCGGGGTCGAACACCCGAGGGGCTGCACCCCCAAGCCCCCACCCCGCCCGGAGCCCCgccgcccccagcccggccccgggcagCTGCTGCGGGAGGGAGGCAGCGGCCGCCGGTCCCttccccggccccgccgccccccgcccggctccccccgcccgccgccgccctgTCAGCCGCGCAGAGCGATGGCTTCCTCCGCCCGCCGGCCAGGAAACGGCGCAGACGCCGCTCCCGCCCCCCGGCCCCCGGCGCCCCCcgcgctcccggccccgctcccccgccgggccccggccccgccgcaccCCGAAAAGGGGaagcggccccggccccccccGCCGCGGCGAGGTGGGGGCGATGTGGCTGCACCGGCGGCCCGGGGGAGCCCGGTAATCCCGGgctggtgtccccagcaccgCGCTCTGTGGCGGCCGGCCGGTTCCCGGTGGGGTGCAGAGGCTCCCCGGAGCCCGCCCCGGGGTGGGGGAGCAGCGCTGCCGCCCGGGAGCGCCCGGGCTGTCGGTACCGGTAGAGGGAACTCCGGCACCCCCGAGCCCAGTGTAGGAGGCAGAGGTCGAAGCCGCGATCCCGAAGCCGCTGCGGCTCCGGTGCTCCCGGCAGCCGCAGCCCGGCGGAGTCCCTCCCCCGCTGCGGGAACCCCGGGATCACCCGTTACCGGAGGGGGATCCCCAGAGGCGGTACCGGAGCCGCACCAAGACCCTCCTTCCCAACCCCGCTCCCACGGGCACATCCAGAGCCCCCTCATTACCTGCTCGCGGAGACTCCAACACCGAAATCCTTAAACCCGGGGAGTTCCCGGTGGTGGCTGCATGGCGGCGGCACCGGGAAGGAGCgggagggaaggggggggggaaTTCGCCCCGGCTTGGAGGGGTGAGggaggggtggggtgggggcTCCCGGGGGGGTTCACcgagcggcggccgcggccaTTGCGAGTCATGTGCTCGCGGGGAAACTTTAcccggggctgggccgggcggggcggcggcggcggcggcggcggcggcggagggcGGGGGGGGAGCGGGAGGAGGACACGCCCCTCACGGTGGCCacgcccccgccccgcccagATGGCCAATGAGgagcgggcgggggcggggcgggggcggggccagacGGGCTTTGTAACTCTTTGAAGTCTCCAGAAAGCGGAAGGGGAGAAAGTGGGTGCGCGCGCCGCGCCGGGGGGGGGGGCCCTTAAAGGGGCCGCGCAGAGCAATTTCGATACCCCTCCCCGTTCCCCCCAAACTCATAGGAGGAGGTGCTTCAATCCCCCCCTCAACCCGCTTCCCTCTTCTCTGACTCTGGGTACCCACCCCGGGTGGAGGATTGGGGCACCCACATGATGGGAAACAGGAGGTGGGTTCTCCAGGGATGTAGGGGAGAAATGGGAACACACTggggggaagagaggagagggatggggagtCACTGAGCTGCCCCCCAGGCTCagaggggaagggctgggggcaccTGTGGCACCCCGGGGGTACAGAGTGCCTGTAGCCAGAGGAATTCCCTGTTCTCTGTCCCCGGAGAGACGCTGGTCATAGGAAGGGGATGGCGATGGAGACGCGGATATGGACCAGGCTGCCCAGAAAGGGCTGcacccaccagcacagcccagacccTGCGGCACgagggctgggagggcactggggcaggagCTCCCCTGGGAAGACACACATGTGAGGAGTGCAAGCAGCCCCAGGGGGCTCACACTGACCCCCCACTACCCAGGACCCTTGGGTGCCTGTCAGGATCCCACGGTGCCCAAACAGCAGGGTGATGCCCACCGGGCCACTCAGCACAttcccgtgcctcagtttcccccgtGCGCTCACCACAACGAGGTTGGACACCGCGGCCGGGCCAGCCTCCGGCCCCCTCCCCGCACACCGAGGCCCAGGCGCCGGCATGTGCTCAGCCCAGTGGAATGTGCCAAATCACTCCCAGATGTGCACGCCGGCCAGCCCGACCCCGCTGCGCTCCCACCGGGGCACCGGGGACcccccgagcccggcccggccccgccgcaccGAGCCCATCCCCGGCCGCACCCCGCCCGCTGCCGCTCCCGCGGCGTCGCCGCACCGAGGGCGGGCAGGCGGTGCCACCGGCCCCGTGTCACCGCGTCCCCCGCGTCCCCCGGGCCTCGGCCGCCGCGGGGTCGCGCGGGGTCCCGGCCCGCAGCCGCGGCCCCGGTGCCAGGCGGGAGCAGCCGGGCGGAACGGGGCTGTCAGATGGAATCTGGGTGCCGGCGGTGACGGCGCGGCGGGAGGCGGCCGTGCCCGCCACGTGGCCGCTTATGTAAGGAGAGTGCAAGGGAGGACAGCGGGGCACCGGGGACACCGGCGAGGGGACACCGAGCCCCCGCCGCGCCGAGCGCTcgggcacggcccggcccggccccgtgGGCACGGCACGTGTGTGCGTGCGGGGACAGGCGGCACGGCTGCCGGAGGAGCCCGGCGGTGCCCCGGGCTCCGCACGTCGCTGCCGGTGTCGCGGGTGTCCCCTCGCCACGCTGCTGCCACCGCGGTGACGAACGGCGCCGGCACCCACGCTCCCGCTTCCAGCTGCGCCATCGATTTTTCATCCACTGCGGcacagcggggctggggctggcactgccatggccGGCGGGGCTGTCCCCAACGCTGTCCCGCTCTCCCCATGGCCACGCACACGGCCAGGACACCCCAGGGACATTGCCAGGATTGGCAACACCCCGAGGTGCCGCTCAGAtgtgggggtgtccctgtgccaccatcACCGCGGGGGGACACGGGAGGATGGAGGGACcgggggacagagggaggaactggggggacacgggggaatGGAGGAACCGGGGGGACAAAGGGAGGAACAGGGGGGACACGAGGGGATGGAGGAACCGGGGGGACAAAGGGAGGAACAGGGGGGACACGAGGGGATGGAGGAACCGGGGGGACAAAGGGAGGAAcaggggggacagagggaggaacaggggggacacggggggatggaggagccggggggacagagggaggaaccgaggggacagaggggacaaggATGCCTGCCAGCATCACCCGCGCGTCACCGCACGCTGCCAGGCGCTTCcttcctggcactgccaccgTGTGCCgtgtcaccgtgtccctggGGCAGGACGTGGCGAGCTGGGGACCCCCACGGGCAGGACGGTGCCGGTACCCGCTCAGCCCCAGCGCTGGTGACAGCGGCTGGCTCACGGtgaggggacaggcagggacagggacagggacaggcagggacgTGCTGAGGGCACCGGGACACAGAGCCCGGAGCGGGCACAGCCCGGGCTGACCCCGGAGCCCGCCCGTGCCGCCGCACACGTCCGACACATGGCGGGGCCGGCTATAAATAGCGCCGGCAGCCCGGGCTGAGCCTGCTCGGGGCCCGCGGGGCTccccccgtgctccccctgcctcgGTTTCCCCACGGCCAGCAGGGACACgcgtgtccccaaggtgtcccccaAGGTGTCCCCTAGCGCTGCACCCCGTTTGTGGCGGCATCCAGGGGGTCTCAGCAGGCTCCCCTTTGTGTCCTTGTCCTGGGGAGCCGGTGGAAATGTCCCCGTGTCCTGTGAGCTGCAGGGACGccacagaggcagagctgggacatgGCAGGGCccacagggaaactgaggcacgctGGGGGCTCCAGTACCACATCCACCCCCACCAGCAGCGTCCCATCCCTGGGCAAGAGCTgctgaggggcacccaggggtgctgggggacagggtggggtGGCAGAGGTGGGCTGAGATGGAGGGACATGGGGCACAAGCAGAGCCTCATCCCTTCCCGCTCCCCCCACCCCCATTTGGAGCCCCCAACACCCCTCCCGTGATGAGGAAGCTGCAAAATTAGGTCAAAGCGTCCATTATTTAACAGGAACGGAGGAGCTGGGgccagcagctgaggctggggcCGCAGCCCAggagaggggatggggaggacaggGCTGGGTCCCACAGCtggggggcaggcagggattgGGGGGACAGGGGTGAAACACGGGGCACAGGAGACAAAGCTGAACGAAAATGACTTTTATTTCATGGTAGAAGATAAAAGAAATCCCCCCTGTCCTCTCCCCCCCACCAAAGGggtccctgcccctcctgtgccactgccagcactgggacCCAGGGCATGGATGGCACTGGGAGGAttctccctgcagccagagcgGGCAAGAAGGTTCCAGAGAACCCCAGAAGGCTCTGAAAGAGTTGGGAGCAAATATAGTCCAGGATTCATGGCAGGAGCAACATCAGACCTCCAGGGTGGCAAAGGCGACCAGGAGCACCCCACTCACCCTACAAAAAGGCTgagggggacacagaggggctggggggctgtCCCAGCCTCCCACCTAAGCTCCCATCATGCAGCAATTACAATAAAacattaataatattattattacattaaaatattaataaaaagaCCCCAGACTGACAGCCCCCAGGGCAGAACTTGACAAATGTCCAAAACCTTGGGAGCCACTTGTTGGCTCTTGCCACAGCAGCAAAATCCCCCTTGGGGCCACGGGGAGGGGGTTGCTGGGGGGGTCAGTGCAGCCCCTGGGTGAGGATGCTGCCCACCAGCGCCGtgtcctgcagcctgtgctccagagctgcctcctCCAGCATCAGGGAAACCtgggagggagaaaaagggTGCTCAGCATTGagatcctgccctgccccactgggATACTGCATTGTATCCCAGTGCTGTCACCAGAACAGGGGTGCTCAGCACCAAGATTCTGCCCTGCCCCACCACTGGATCACATCCCAgcgctgtccctgccccagcaccccaCGGTACCTTGGCCAGCCGAGACTCCTTGGCCCTCTTGAGCTCGAGGACCCCGCGGGACTCCAGGAGGGTGACAAGGGACAAACACTCGGCCTGGTCCACGGCCGGGAGCTGCTGCCGCCGGCACACCTGGCTGTAGGTGTCgtggagctggggagggcagggaggggggggggggggggttacACCACAGCAAAACCCCCGAgggacaccccagggacaccccccCACTGCCCTGAGAGGGTCCCAATGCCACTCACCTTCCCCAGGGTCACCTCCCGGGCGTGGGAGCACCGGgcaagcaggagcagggagcagagcagcaccttcTGCTGCAGGGGAAAAGTGTCCTGggccccccgggacccccctgcCAGGCGGTCCCCAAACACCTCCGAGAGCACGCGGGAGATGTGCAGGAGCCCCACGCgcttggggacaggggacaccggggagTCACCTGTGGGACACACAAAGGATCCCAGGCAGGTGAGAACAGGGAGAGAGGTTCACAAAGGGAGCCCAATTCTCactgaggagctccagcaggGTTTTGGCTCTGACTCACCCCTGGGCAGTGGCTTGAGCAGGGTCTGGCCTCGCACCTCCAGCTCCACAACCTCCACAGCGCGCCTGGGGAGAGACAGCCCTGAGTGCCAGGCATGGGCACCCCATGCATGGGCACCATGGAGACTCCCAGGGACCAGTCTGGCTGGGTTTTGGGGCACACACTGACCTACAGACATCCAGGGCCTTGCGAGCATCACCGGAGACTGCAGAGACCTTGCGGGCACAGAACTGGAGCGCAGCAGAGTCCAGGACGGGGTCACCTGCCACCTGCGGGGCACCAGGGCCATCAGTGCTGCCACCCCTGTGGGCAGAGCACCTCATGGCCCCCCCACTCTgtcctccccgtgtccccacctgtcccagcctctcctgcaggATGAGGGTGAGCTGCTCCTTGGTGTAGGGGGGGAAGTGCAGCAGCCGGGGTTTGGCAGACAGGTgggctcccagcctggccaggctcCTGTCTGTCAGGTCCAGGGCATTGGCCAACCCTGCAGGGcgagaggaagaggaggatgaaggcTGTTCTccaaggagggagcaggagggaagtCTCCATCAACTGCCTCTAAAGAGGAAGGGTGCCCAGGAGAGCAGTGCACCCTCTCACATATCCTGCACACTCACCCACGAGGACgagcctggagctgggcagctgGGGCCACTCAAAGAGGGTGTAGAGCACGTCCTGGCCTTTGCTCTCCAGCTGGTCCAGCTCATCCAgcaccaggaggctgtgggagAGCCCAGATCAacccctgctctgtcctgttccCCTCACAGCACCCCaagcagggagggcagagctgctgcatccAGGAGAATCCCACCCCACCCAGCAGAGACAGGGAACTCACACCATGGGCCCCTGGGCCGTCAGATGCTTCTCCAGGCTCCTGATCCGCTCCCGTCCCGTGGCCacgggcagccccagctgctgtgccagggcagggaagaCGCTCTGGGGGCTGCCCAGTGCCATGCAGTTC contains:
- the CDC6 gene encoding cell division control protein 6 homolog — encoded protein: MASSSPQSQPTISFPRTRSARRLAAPSAKSDPDAPALRPSPRPKASGSSGQASPDTRSGRATAQSLSPKTQPLSPRKRLGDDNLCNVPHALSCSPAKRSKENQGRRLLFGDPSASPEQPKGLGPSPRRGGPETPRSSGQHPRTQLFRQEGSCYQQAKQVLHAAVPERLQGREKETGQLRQFLLEHVLGRRPGSLYVSGAPGTGKTACLSRVLLDCKDKLAGSRTVVLNCMALGSPQSVFPALAQQLGLPVATGRERIRSLEKHLTAQGPMVLLVLDELDQLESKGQDVLYTLFEWPQLPSSRLVLVGLANALDLTDRSLARLGAHLSAKPRLLHFPPYTKEQLTLILQERLGQVAGDPVLDSAALQFCARKVSAVSGDARKALDVCRRAVEVVELEVRGQTLLKPLPRGDSPVSPVPKRVGLLHISRVLSEVFGDRLAGGSRGAQDTFPLQQKVLLCSLLLLARCSHAREVTLGKLHDTYSQVCRRQQLPAVDQAECLSLVTLLESRGVLELKRAKESRLAKVSLMLEEAALEHRLQDTALVGSILTQGLH